One segment of Streptomyces sp. XD-27 DNA contains the following:
- a CDS encoding ABC transporter permease codes for MLRFLVRRSLGALVIIWLISAVTFFLFFALPSEPAQLACGKNCGPEALEIINKNLGLDEPVPVQYWHYLVGIFAGRDFDIGHCSAPCLGYSFRDNQPVWETLLDRYPTTLSLAFGGTVVFLVVGITIGMVAAARRGTFADKFLSSLSLIGNSLQIYFVGTIALWLLVDTWDLVDRPEYVPISENPAKWAGGMLLPWLVMSIIFIANYSRMTRSQMIEQLGEDHVRTARAKGMSSRTVFFRYAWRGAMAPIVTIVGIDLGSLFGGAMVTEFTFTLHGLGRLAVDSVTEKDLPMLMGVMLFSCTAIVIANIIVDALYAAIDPRVRLA; via the coding sequence ATGCTCCGATTCCTTGTACGCCGCTCGCTCGGCGCGCTCGTCATCATCTGGCTGATCAGCGCGGTCACCTTCTTCCTCTTCTTCGCGCTGCCCTCCGAACCGGCGCAGCTGGCCTGCGGCAAGAACTGCGGACCCGAGGCGCTGGAGATCATCAACAAGAACCTGGGGCTCGACGAGCCGGTGCCGGTCCAGTACTGGCACTACCTCGTGGGCATCTTCGCGGGCCGCGACTTCGACATCGGCCACTGCTCGGCCCCCTGTCTGGGCTACTCCTTCCGCGACAACCAGCCGGTGTGGGAGACCCTGCTCGACCGCTACCCGACCACCCTCTCCCTCGCGTTCGGCGGCACCGTCGTGTTCCTCGTCGTCGGCATCACGATCGGCATGGTCGCGGCGGCCCGGCGCGGCACGTTCGCCGACAAGTTCCTCAGCTCGCTGTCCCTGATCGGCAACTCGCTCCAGATCTACTTCGTGGGCACGATCGCGCTGTGGCTCCTGGTCGACACCTGGGACCTGGTCGACCGCCCGGAGTACGTACCCATCTCGGAGAACCCGGCGAAGTGGGCCGGCGGCATGCTGCTGCCCTGGCTGGTCATGTCGATCATCTTCATCGCCAACTACAGCCGTATGACGCGCTCGCAGATGATCGAGCAGCTGGGCGAGGACCACGTCCGCACCGCCCGCGCCAAGGGCATGTCCTCCCGCACGGTCTTCTTCCGCTACGCCTGGCGCGGCGCCATGGCCCCCATCGTCACCATCGTCGGCATCGACCTGGGGTCGCTGTTCGGCGGCGCGATGGTCACGGAGTTCACGTTCACCCTGCACGGCCTGGGCCGACTCGCGGTGGACTCCGTGACGGAGAAGGACCTGCCGATGCTGATGGGCGTGATGCTCTTCAGCTGCACGGCGATCGTGATCGCCAACATCATCGTGGACGCGCTGTACGCGGCGATCGACCCGCGGGTGCGTCTCGCCTGA
- a CDS encoding DUF397 domain-containing protein, protein MRADVDLAAAVWVKSSYSDGSGGQCVEFSRDLTHAHGVVPVRDSKDPHGPALVFSADSWSSFISAIRRGEFPGA, encoded by the coding sequence ATGAGAGCCGACGTAGATCTCGCCGCCGCCGTGTGGGTCAAGTCGTCCTACAGCGACGGCAGCGGCGGGCAATGCGTCGAGTTCTCCCGCGACCTCACCCACGCCCACGGCGTCGTCCCCGTCCGCGACAGCAAGGACCCCCACGGCCCGGCGCTCGTCTTCTCCGCCGACAGCTGGTCGTCGTTCATATCGGCCATCAGGCGTGGCGAGTTCCCCGGCGCCTGA
- a CDS encoding alpha/beta hydrolase, with protein sequence MDFKTLKALNPAEFESAADGYRSVSNMAQHAAEALERQITANMRKDLKGEAREAALGQLSGLSKNFHYTQVQCGAISTALNGLAHDLREAKTKLNKAVQDAEDEGFTVNADGSVSYPAADDKDGKKQPGGSVTGYAIDKSESQTAVDDVAKKNPAKSIADQAANIDPNPKAARAQPIAHRIAQAVWEATEVDGLWAPQLRRLKADDDMVVSEDDWIDAKKDTEGVRKAAKDYLDDIKIPSKDSDPASNAKWWKGLSPDERDALISLRPASLGALDGLPAGVRDEANRTVLAEARAEYQKELSAIPEAPEKYHWAGRDYSKYEITDDWRKWNDKYGDRKKRLENAIDGMGHIQNRFDRTGEKGLPEAYLLGFDPFANHDGKVIIANGNPDVADHTAVYVPGSKTLLGNINDEMEKSEVLWRESTSLAPNQSVSTITWFDYDSPRSAKPFEAGDGLYPEASSNSQAAEGAPSLRQFLDGNVAAQQAATGDKAHNTLLGHSYGTTLMGNAADYSPDYHDSWTDPLPVDDVVTVASPGFRAKSPGDVGLDPHHFWAMASPDDPVPLGGRVAGLGEDGIVPTDREFGANIMMVDTKGHGDYWDYKGNEPSVSLTNQANVIVGAYDDVKLIAEAP encoded by the coding sequence ATGGATTTCAAGACGCTGAAGGCGCTCAATCCAGCTGAGTTCGAGAGCGCGGCCGACGGCTACCGGTCGGTCAGCAACATGGCGCAGCACGCCGCGGAGGCCCTGGAGCGCCAGATCACCGCCAACATGCGGAAGGATCTCAAGGGGGAGGCTCGGGAAGCGGCCTTGGGGCAGCTGTCCGGGCTGTCGAAGAACTTCCACTACACCCAGGTCCAGTGCGGAGCGATCAGCACGGCACTAAACGGGCTGGCCCACGATCTGCGGGAGGCGAAGACCAAGCTCAATAAGGCGGTGCAGGACGCTGAGGACGAGGGGTTCACGGTGAACGCCGACGGATCGGTCAGCTATCCGGCGGCAGACGACAAGGACGGCAAGAAGCAGCCGGGCGGCTCGGTCACCGGTTACGCCATTGACAAAAGCGAAAGCCAGACCGCAGTCGATGATGTGGCCAAGAAGAATCCGGCCAAGTCCATCGCCGATCAAGCAGCAAACATCGACCCCAACCCGAAGGCCGCTCGGGCTCAGCCGATCGCTCACCGCATCGCCCAGGCCGTCTGGGAAGCAACGGAAGTCGACGGCCTCTGGGCCCCGCAGCTGCGGCGGCTCAAGGCCGACGATGACATGGTCGTCTCCGAGGACGACTGGATCGATGCGAAGAAGGACACGGAAGGCGTCCGCAAGGCCGCGAAGGACTACTTGGACGACATCAAGATCCCGTCCAAGGACAGCGATCCGGCGTCAAACGCCAAGTGGTGGAAGGGTCTTTCCCCTGACGAGAGAGACGCCCTGATCTCTCTGCGTCCCGCCAGCCTGGGTGCGCTCGACGGGCTTCCTGCCGGAGTGCGCGACGAGGCGAACCGCACCGTCCTGGCTGAGGCTCGTGCCGAGTATCAGAAGGAGTTGAGCGCGATCCCCGAGGCGCCGGAAAAGTACCATTGGGCAGGTAGGGACTATTCAAAGTATGAGATCACGGATGATTGGAGGAAATGGAACGATAAGTACGGGGACAGAAAGAAACGGCTAGAAAATGCGATCGATGGCATGGGTCACATTCAGAATCGCTTCGACAGGACGGGAGAGAAAGGCTTGCCTGAGGCGTATCTGCTCGGTTTCGATCCCTTTGCTAATCATGACGGAAAGGTGATTATCGCCAACGGGAACCCGGACGTCGCTGACCACACCGCGGTGTATGTACCTGGCTCGAAGACGCTACTGGGTAACATCAACGATGAGATGGAGAAAAGTGAAGTGTTGTGGCGGGAGAGCACTTCTCTTGCCCCCAACCAGTCGGTGTCAACGATAACGTGGTTTGATTATGACTCCCCGCGCTCAGCGAAGCCGTTTGAGGCCGGGGACGGTCTCTACCCCGAAGCAAGTTCCAACTCGCAGGCAGCGGAAGGTGCACCTAGTCTCCGACAGTTCCTCGATGGCAATGTGGCGGCTCAACAGGCGGCCACGGGAGACAAGGCGCATAACACTCTCCTAGGTCATAGTTACGGCACCACGCTCATGGGGAACGCGGCTGATTATAGTCCTGACTATCACGATTCTTGGACCGATCCCCTGCCAGTAGATGATGTGGTTACGGTAGCCAGCCCCGGTTTTCGGGCTAAGAGCCCGGGTGACGTGGGGCTCGACCCTCATCACTTCTGGGCCATGGCGTCTCCGGATGATCCTGTCCCGCTTGGGGGTCGAGTGGCTGGGCTCGGCGAGGACGGGATTGTTCCTACCGACCGGGAATTCGGCGCCAATATCATGATGGTGGATACGAAGGGGCATGGTGACTACTGGGATTACAAAGGAAACGAGCCTTCGGTTAGTCTGACAAACCAAGCAAACGTCATTGTGGGTGCCTATGATGACGTTAAACTTATCGCGGAGGCGCCGTGA
- a CDS encoding ABC transporter ATP-binding protein, whose protein sequence is MSVRDLYVHFATEDGTVKAVDGLSFDLARGRTLGIVGESGSGKSVTNLAVLGLHDPRHTTIRGEILLDGQELTGAPERTLERLRGNTMAMIFQDSLTALSPYYTIGRQIAEPFRKHTGASRREARQRAAEMLEKVGIPNARLRVDDYPHQFSGGMRQRAMIAMSLICNPDLLIADEPTTALDVTVQAQILDLLKDLQQEYGSAIILITHDLGVVANTADDLLVMYAGRAVERGTVREVLRAPQHPYTWGLLSSMPRLTSAVDRPLTPIPGAPPSLLDPPGGCPFHPRCAHTAVAGKDRCARERPELPTGRGAACHLSAESRQVLRRTT, encoded by the coding sequence CTGTCCGTACGCGACCTGTACGTCCACTTCGCCACCGAGGACGGCACGGTGAAGGCGGTCGACGGCCTCTCCTTCGACCTGGCGCGCGGCCGCACGCTCGGCATCGTCGGCGAGTCCGGCTCCGGCAAATCGGTGACCAACCTGGCCGTACTGGGCCTGCACGACCCGCGGCACACCACCATCCGCGGCGAGATCCTGCTGGACGGGCAGGAACTGACCGGCGCGCCGGAGCGCACGCTGGAGAGGCTGCGCGGCAACACGATGGCGATGATCTTCCAGGACTCGCTGACCGCCCTCTCGCCGTACTACACCATCGGCCGGCAGATCGCCGAGCCGTTCCGCAAGCACACCGGGGCCTCGCGGCGCGAGGCGCGGCAGCGGGCGGCGGAGATGCTGGAGAAGGTCGGCATCCCCAACGCGCGGCTGCGGGTGGACGACTACCCGCACCAGTTCTCCGGCGGCATGCGGCAGCGCGCGATGATCGCCATGTCCCTGATCTGCAACCCGGACCTGCTCATCGCGGACGAGCCGACGACGGCCCTGGACGTCACCGTCCAGGCACAGATCCTGGACCTGCTCAAGGACCTCCAGCAGGAGTACGGCTCGGCGATCATCCTGATCACGCACGACCTGGGCGTGGTCGCCAACACGGCGGACGACCTGCTGGTGATGTACGCGGGACGGGCCGTGGAGCGCGGTACGGTCCGCGAGGTGCTGCGGGCCCCCCAGCACCCCTACACCTGGGGCCTGCTGTCCTCGATGCCCCGCCTGACCTCGGCGGTCGACCGCCCGCTCACCCCCATCCCGGGCGCCCCGCCGAGTCTGCTGGATCCGCCGGGGGGCTGCCCGTTCCACCCGAGGTGCGCGCACACGGCCGTGGCGGGCAAGGACCGCTGCGCGAGGGAACGCCCGGAACTGCCGACGGGGCGGGGAGCGGCGTGCCACTTGAGCGCCGAGTCACGGCAGGTGCTGCGGAGGACGACATGA
- a CDS encoding helix-turn-helix transcriptional regulator — MDETTPTQHLNPLQRFGRDVKQVRLARKLTQKHLGRATGYSEAYVSRVEAGKLPNKPSEKFAKGCDTGFGTGELFAGLLRRIDDGDHPSWFAPYLELERKAWRILDYSADVVMGLLQTEGYARSIFRVSNPRASAEAIEGKVAARLRRREVFERGTPPLLWAILHEACLRTVVGGAEVMAEQLEYLLTAAASPHIGLQVMPFSVGAPTPHMKPFTVLRFTDSPSVLYTETRVGGRMHDLAETVAAAEDDYDLLRAHALSPAESVALIKTMLKEY, encoded by the coding sequence TTGGACGAGACCACCCCAACCCAGCACTTGAACCCCCTCCAGCGCTTCGGGCGCGACGTCAAGCAGGTACGTCTCGCACGCAAGCTCACGCAGAAGCACCTGGGCAGAGCGACGGGCTACTCCGAGGCGTACGTCAGCCGGGTTGAGGCCGGAAAGCTGCCGAACAAGCCCAGTGAGAAGTTCGCCAAGGGCTGCGACACCGGTTTCGGGACTGGGGAGTTATTCGCCGGGTTGCTACGGAGGATCGATGACGGCGACCATCCGTCGTGGTTCGCTCCGTACCTGGAGCTGGAGCGGAAGGCATGGCGCATTCTCGACTACTCGGCAGACGTCGTGATGGGCCTTCTGCAGACGGAGGGCTATGCGCGGTCCATCTTCCGTGTGTCCAACCCCAGGGCCAGCGCAGAGGCGATCGAGGGCAAGGTGGCCGCGCGCCTGCGGCGGCGTGAGGTGTTCGAGCGCGGCACTCCGCCGCTGCTGTGGGCCATCCTCCACGAAGCCTGTCTGCGGACGGTCGTGGGTGGTGCTGAGGTCATGGCCGAGCAGCTTGAGTACCTGCTAACGGCAGCCGCGTCGCCGCACATCGGGCTTCAGGTGATGCCATTCTCGGTCGGTGCTCCGACCCCTCACATGAAGCCCTTCACTGTGCTGCGCTTCACGGACTCCCCATCGGTGCTGTACACGGAGACTCGGGTAGGGGGAAGGATGCACGACCTCGCCGAGACGGTCGCCGCCGCCGAGGATGACTACGATCTGCTCAGAGCACACGCATTGTCCCCGGCTGAGTCAGTAGCCCTGATCAAGACCATGCTGAAGGAGTACTGA
- a CDS encoding type II toxin-antitoxin system VapB family antitoxin, whose translation MSRTVIDLDDEALEAAARELGTTTKRDTVNTALREITARYRRLRALEESRQLVADGALDIDIFLDKRKYRGGVSQAEPAVDSGADE comes from the coding sequence GTGAGCCGCACCGTTATCGACCTCGATGACGAGGCCCTGGAGGCAGCCGCCCGAGAGCTCGGAACCACAACGAAACGTGACACTGTCAACACGGCGCTACGGGAGATCACGGCCCGCTATCGGCGGCTGCGCGCTCTGGAGGAATCCCGTCAACTGGTTGCCGACGGAGCCCTGGACATCGACATCTTCCTGGACAAGAGGAAGTACCGCGGCGGTGTAAGCCAGGCGGAGCCCGCTGTCGACTCGGGAGCCGATGAGTGA
- a CDS encoding ABC transporter ATP-binding protein has translation MTTSPESAQGRGTLLEVQDLRVEFRTRDGVAKAVNGVTYSVDAGETLAVLGESGSGKSVTAQAVMGILDSPPGSVTGGRILFQGRDLLRASADERRKVRGAKMAMIFQDALSALNPVMPVGAQLAEMFQVHRGLGRKESRVRAVELMDRVRMPAAKERVGDYPHQFSGGMRQRIMIAMAMALEPDLIIADEPTTALDVTVQAQVMDLLAELQREFNMGLILITHDLGVVADVADKIAVMYAGRIVETAPVHELYKRPAHPYTRGLLDSIPRVDQKGHDLYAIKGLPPNLMAIPPGCPFNPRCPRAQDVCRTDRPPLYPVAEDDGTELPGRTSACHFWKDELHAR, from the coding sequence ATGACCACGTCTCCGGAATCCGCGCAGGGCCGGGGCACGCTGCTGGAGGTGCAGGACCTACGGGTGGAGTTCCGCACCCGCGACGGCGTGGCGAAGGCCGTCAACGGCGTGACGTACAGCGTCGACGCGGGCGAGACCCTCGCGGTGCTGGGCGAGTCCGGCTCCGGCAAGTCCGTGACCGCGCAGGCCGTCATGGGCATCCTGGACTCCCCGCCCGGCTCCGTCACCGGCGGCCGGATCCTCTTCCAGGGCCGGGACCTGCTCCGCGCCTCCGCCGACGAGCGCCGCAAGGTGCGCGGCGCGAAGATGGCGATGATCTTCCAGGACGCGCTGTCCGCCCTCAACCCGGTGATGCCGGTCGGCGCCCAGCTGGCCGAGATGTTCCAGGTGCACCGGGGCCTGGGCCGCAAGGAGTCGCGTGTCAGGGCAGTCGAGCTGATGGACCGCGTCCGTATGCCGGCGGCGAAGGAGCGGGTGGGGGACTATCCGCACCAGTTCTCGGGCGGTATGCGGCAGCGCATCATGATCGCCATGGCGATGGCGCTGGAGCCGGACCTGATCATCGCCGACGAGCCGACCACGGCCCTGGACGTGACGGTCCAGGCGCAGGTGATGGACCTCCTCGCGGAGCTCCAGCGCGAGTTCAACATGGGCTTGATCCTGATCACCCACGACCTGGGCGTGGTGGCCGACGTCGCGGACAAGATCGCGGTGATGTACGCGGGCCGGATCGTGGAGACCGCCCCGGTGCACGAGCTGTACAAGCGGCCCGCGCACCCGTACACCCGCGGCCTGCTCGACTCCATCCCGCGCGTCGACCAGAAGGGCCATGACCTCTACGCGATCAAGGGCCTGCCGCCCAACCTCATGGCCATCCCGCCCGGCTGCCCCTTCAACCCGCGCTGCCCGCGCGCCCAGGACGTCTGCCGTACGGACCGCCCGCCGCTCTACCCGGTGGCGGAGGACGACGGCACGGAACTGCCCGGCCGGACCAGTGCCTGCCACTTCTGGAAGGACGAACTCCATGCGCGGTGA
- a CDS encoding ABC transporter permease, with amino-acid sequence MKSPSQTAGPTEAAGTTQAAGTAGRSPGQLMWRRFKRDRTGVVSAYVVLFFFALAVLAPLVSALYGKDPYTTYGLDRPGLLNEFYYPVKPNGGIDGEFWFGLEPQLGRDVLTQLLYGIRTSLLIATAVTVLCVITGIVVGVTAGYVGGKTDYFLGRFIDLLLAFPAQLSFVAFTPVVYALFVSPEKETPTALRVVTLILVMWVLGWMGLARLLRGQVLSLRTREFVEAAKVTGASPWRIIRKELLPNLWTPILVQSTLMLPNFVTVEAALSFLGVGIVEPTPDWGRMFATGARHYQNDITYMFFPGIAMVVFVVAFNLLGDSVRDAFDPKTKR; translated from the coding sequence ATGAAGAGTCCATCCCAGACCGCGGGACCCACGGAAGCCGCGGGCACCACCCAGGCTGCGGGCACCGCGGGGCGCTCGCCCGGGCAGCTGATGTGGCGCCGCTTCAAACGGGACCGGACCGGTGTCGTCTCGGCCTATGTGGTGCTGTTCTTCTTCGCCCTGGCAGTGCTGGCCCCGCTCGTCTCGGCGCTGTACGGCAAGGACCCGTACACCACCTACGGACTCGACCGGCCCGGCCTGCTCAACGAGTTCTACTATCCCGTCAAGCCGAACGGCGGCATCGACGGCGAGTTCTGGTTCGGCCTCGAACCGCAGCTCGGCCGGGACGTGCTCACCCAGCTGCTGTACGGCATCCGCACCTCGCTGCTGATCGCCACCGCCGTGACGGTGCTGTGCGTGATCACCGGCATCGTCGTCGGCGTCACCGCCGGGTACGTCGGCGGCAAGACCGACTACTTCCTGGGCCGCTTCATCGATCTGCTGCTGGCCTTCCCCGCCCAGTTGTCGTTCGTCGCCTTCACCCCCGTGGTGTACGCGCTGTTCGTGAGCCCGGAGAAGGAGACCCCGACCGCGCTGCGGGTCGTCACCCTCATCCTGGTGATGTGGGTGCTGGGCTGGATGGGCCTGGCCCGGCTGCTGCGCGGCCAGGTCCTGAGCCTGCGGACACGCGAGTTCGTCGAGGCCGCGAAGGTCACCGGCGCCTCGCCGTGGCGGATCATCCGCAAGGAACTGCTGCCCAACCTGTGGACGCCGATCCTGGTCCAGTCGACGCTGATGCTGCCGAACTTCGTGACGGTCGAGGCCGCGCTGTCCTTCCTCGGCGTGGGCATCGTCGAGCCGACGCCCGACTGGGGCCGGATGTTCGCCACCGGCGCCCGCCACTACCAGAACGACATCACCTACATGTTCTTCCCCGGCATCGCCATGGTGGTCTTCGTGGTCGCCTTCAACCTGCTGGGGGACTCGGTCCGGGACGCGTTCGATCCGAAGACGAAGCGCTAG
- a CDS encoding ABC transporter ATP-binding protein, protein MTKSERTTDERTTDERAKALLVAEGLTKHFPVMGGFPFRRRVGAVQAVDGIDLTVREGESFGLVGESGCGKSTTGRLLTRLLEPTRGRITYRGEDITHADRRALAPIRSQIQMIFQDPYSSLNPRQTVGRIISGPMEINDIRPRGGRERRVRELLETVGLNPEHYNRFPHEFSGGQRQRIGVARALALEPKLIVADEPVSALDVSIQAQVVNLLQNLQRDLGIAFLFIAHDLAVVRHFSQRVAVMYLGKIVEVGDRESIYGRPRHPYTHALLSAVPEADAVLDADEEADENGRDTAAPARRERIRLSGDVPSPINPPSGCRFRTRCWKAQERCAREEPPLVRTDGNTEEHLTACHFPEDPTLTKSSKSAQDRGSNGSTQRTQ, encoded by the coding sequence ATGACGAAGAGCGAACGGACCACGGACGAACGGACCACGGACGAACGAGCCAAGGCCCTCCTGGTAGCGGAAGGTCTGACGAAGCACTTCCCGGTGATGGGTGGCTTCCCGTTCCGACGGCGGGTGGGCGCGGTGCAGGCGGTCGACGGCATCGACCTGACCGTCCGCGAGGGCGAGAGCTTCGGTCTGGTGGGCGAGTCGGGCTGCGGCAAGTCGACGACGGGCCGCCTGCTGACGCGCCTGCTGGAGCCGACGAGGGGCCGCATCACGTACCGGGGCGAGGACATCACCCACGCGGACCGCCGCGCGCTCGCCCCGATCCGCTCCCAGATCCAGATGATCTTCCAGGACCCGTACTCGTCCTTGAACCCTCGCCAGACGGTGGGCCGGATCATCTCGGGCCCGATGGAAATCAACGACATCCGTCCGCGGGGAGGCCGGGAACGCCGGGTCCGCGAGTTGCTTGAGACGGTCGGCCTCAACCCGGAGCACTACAACCGCTTCCCACACGAGTTCTCGGGCGGCCAGCGCCAGCGCATCGGCGTGGCCAGAGCCCTGGCACTGGAACCGAAGCTGATCGTGGCGGACGAACCGGTCTCGGCCCTGGACGTCTCCATCCAGGCCCAGGTCGTCAACCTCCTCCAGAACCTCCAGCGCGACCTGGGCATCGCGTTCCTGTTCATCGCCCATGACCTGGCGGTGGTACGGCACTTCTCGCAGCGGGTGGCGGTCATGTACCTGGGCAAGATCGTGGAGGTGGGCGACCGAGAGTCGATCTACGGCCGCCCGAGGCACCCGTACACGCACGCACTGCTGTCGGCGGTCCCGGAGGCGGACGCGGTATTGGACGCGGACGAGGAGGCGGACGAGAACGGCAGGGACACCGCGGCCCCCGCCCGCCGCGAACGCATCCGCCTGTCAGGCGACGTCCCCTCCCCCATCAACCCACCGTCGGGCTGCCGCTTCCGCACGCGCTGCTGGAAGGCGCAGGAGAGATGCGCCCGGGAAGAGCCCCCGCTGGTACGGACCGACGGCAACACGGAGGAACACTTGACGGCCTGCCACTTCCCCGAAGATCCGACGCTCACGAAGTCTAGTAAGAGTGCCCAGGATCGCGGAAGCAACGGGAGTACACAGCGAACGCAATAA
- a CDS encoding ABC transporter substrate-binding protein produces the protein MTSSLRHRARLTAAALATGALVLSACSSGGGGGDTGDDPSGKPDKSRAENYSLGTAADSTGPAAPLPGAKEGGTVNVLQRDAFTHLDPAQIYYADQLTAQLLYNRSLTTYKVDADGRVKVVGDLATDTGKSSDGGRTWTYTLKDNLKFEDGSAITSADVRQSVERLYAKWATDGPQYIPQWLSGEGQSFRKALPDGPYKGDHLPKSVLDTPDDKTIVFHFKEPHADTPYAVAMPNIGAVPSDGKKDTGEKYDTHPVASGPYKVGTLKAGKQLTLVRNAHWDPKTDAVRHQYPERFDIRFGVQEPDSARRLLAERGSDKQAMSFTNAVTIEAGPSVIKSSSAKQRTFNEVQPYVDYMAINMDRIKDKKVRQALAYALPNSQILGQLGGPRAGQVAGNLLAPSLAGWKDTDPFNKKKFPAGDIATAKKLLKEAGKEGQEIVYAYNNSTEYQKISVVVTQALEKAGFSVEKKEIDSNNYATEISKIDNRFDIYRASWGADWPVGSTVVPPLFDGRDVSDGGENYWHLRDADVDKEIDRINKITDVKMASAEWVALADRILTEQVPAVPIFYNRQWTIWGSGIGGVKYHSVYGTADPTGVYVK, from the coding sequence ATGACGTCATCTCTCAGACACCGGGCGCGGCTGACCGCCGCGGCCCTGGCGACCGGGGCCCTCGTCCTCTCCGCGTGCAGCAGCGGCGGAGGCGGCGGCGACACGGGGGACGACCCGAGCGGCAAGCCCGACAAGAGCCGGGCGGAGAACTACTCGCTGGGCACCGCGGCCGACTCCACCGGTCCCGCCGCCCCGCTGCCCGGCGCCAAGGAGGGCGGCACGGTCAACGTGCTCCAGCGCGACGCCTTCACCCACCTGGACCCGGCGCAGATCTACTACGCCGACCAGCTGACCGCCCAGCTGCTGTACAACCGCTCGTTAACCACGTACAAGGTCGACGCCGACGGCCGGGTCAAGGTCGTCGGCGACCTCGCCACGGACACCGGGAAGTCCTCCGACGGCGGCCGCACCTGGACGTACACCCTCAAGGACAACCTCAAGTTCGAGGACGGCTCGGCGATCACCTCCGCCGACGTACGGCAGAGCGTGGAGCGGCTGTACGCGAAGTGGGCGACCGACGGGCCGCAGTACATCCCGCAGTGGCTCTCGGGCGAGGGCCAGTCCTTCCGCAAGGCGCTGCCGGACGGCCCGTACAAGGGCGACCACCTGCCGAAGAGCGTCCTGGACACGCCCGACGACAAGACGATCGTCTTCCACTTCAAGGAGCCGCACGCGGACACCCCGTACGCGGTCGCCATGCCGAACATCGGTGCCGTGCCGTCCGACGGGAAGAAGGACACCGGCGAGAAGTACGACACCCACCCCGTCGCCTCCGGCCCGTACAAGGTCGGGACGCTCAAGGCGGGCAAGCAGCTGACGCTCGTGCGCAACGCCCACTGGGACCCGAAGACGGACGCGGTGCGCCACCAGTACCCCGAGAGGTTCGACATCCGCTTCGGGGTCCAGGAGCCGGACTCGGCGCGGCGGCTGCTGGCCGAACGGGGCAGCGACAAGCAGGCGATGTCGTTCACCAACGCGGTGACGATCGAGGCCGGCCCGTCAGTCATCAAGAGCAGCTCGGCCAAGCAGCGCACCTTCAACGAGGTGCAGCCGTACGTCGACTACATGGCCATCAACATGGACCGGATCAAGGACAAGAAGGTCCGCCAGGCGCTGGCCTACGCGCTGCCCAACAGCCAGATCCTCGGCCAGCTCGGCGGGCCGCGGGCCGGCCAGGTCGCGGGCAACCTGCTCGCCCCGTCGCTGGCCGGCTGGAAGGACACCGACCCGTTCAACAAGAAGAAGTTCCCGGCCGGAGACATCGCGACGGCGAAGAAGCTGCTGAAGGAGGCGGGCAAGGAGGGGCAGGAGATCGTCTACGCCTACAACAACTCGACGGAGTACCAGAAGATCTCCGTGGTCGTCACCCAGGCGCTGGAGAAGGCCGGGTTCTCGGTGGAGAAGAAGGAGATCGACTCCAACAACTACGCCACCGAGATCTCCAAGATCGACAACCGGTTCGACATCTACCGGGCCTCGTGGGGCGCCGACTGGCCGGTCGGCTCGACGGTCGTACCACCGCTGTTCGACGGGCGCGACGTCAGCGACGGCGGTGAGAACTACTGGCATCTGCGCGACGCCGATGTGGACAAGGAGATCGACCGCATCAACAAGATCACGGATGTGAAGATGGCGTCGGCCGAGTGGGTGGCCCTGGCCGACAGGATCCTCACCGAGCAGGTCCCGGCCGTGCCGATCTTCTACAACCGGCAGTGGACGATCTGGGGTTCGGGGATCGGCGGGGTGAAGTACCACTCCGTGTACGGGACGGCGGACCCGACGGGCGTCTACGTGAAGTAG